In Centroberyx gerrardi isolate f3 chromosome 11, fCenGer3.hap1.cur.20231027, whole genome shotgun sequence, the following are encoded in one genomic region:
- the LOC139910710 gene encoding uncharacterized protein LOC139910710, with amino-acid sequence MVMTCRHAPSTAHLILLVLLIVTPQLAGTAPVWGEGGEGGVEGRTRTDRKEDSLTPFLSFPPPGLSSPVDTPADRAPGQGQDNPSDKPTDPARVLAILLEALDHPGGREIQESRNGDWGAGQSEEPLSMGSLEGGEIRRAGEMEGERGVEEEEGGGAEKGIERLMVGRLTAAQGGDLEEGEEDDENTRSEEDQGWLVEDMGVPVDSGSEDGGKQEEEGQEEGNDLVSLIEKARPSSMSRGDELSLQRKIRGYFQNIDLGLQDNEILPPLKGYKAYNTQLARAGKKLHWQEEQARNKPIQGGNFMDDFENEGEELEEEVEEEEESLSHMEEEARARAEKQEVLRQQEEAERAREEEQRLADIASDMLLQYMGRKQQPYMKPRQKSSMGAAGNTAEDKRSEEVIGDDDDLDQQMIDRLIEISSKLHLPADDVVEIISDVEEKKKKRKELQQQPTNIKPVAPRFRPLVPPPLAAPPIYHYTASKNPKKAPYMYKSNKKWQKDKVKSYKQDYWYKPQKQLDYWYKPQKQFLAFPSYPYYQKPYRAYYPVYFPYPKPRYYGKPPPSRDQPFGPQDLDLQPPRRRLRAGGKGRGQGWRQQPAPRLPLTPYISNYILPHPRTYQPLPPPKPVSTTRRGRRPPYYYPQVTPGDDYEEDGLVPQLDSEEELENFIERIYMKRRMY; translated from the coding sequence ATGGTCATGACCTGTCGTCACGCCCCTTCCACAGCCCACCTCATCCTATTGGTCCTGCTCATTGTCACTCCACAGCTGGCTGGCACCGCCCCTGTGTGGggtgaaggaggggagggaggggtggaggggcgcaCCCGGACAGATCGCAAAGAGGACAGCCTCACCCCCTTCCTCTCGTTCCCGCCCCCGGGTCTCTCCAGCCCTGTCGACACGCCGGCAGACCGGGCCCCGGGCCAGGGTCAAGATAACCCTTCAGATAAACCAACGGACCCTGCCAGGGTGCTAGCCATTCTGTTGGAGGCCCTGGACCACCCGGGGGGAAGGGAGATTCAGGAGAGCAGAAACGGAGACTGGGGAGCGGGTCAGAGTGAGGAACCGCTCTCCATGGGAAGCTTGGAGGGCGGTGAGAtaaggagagcaggggagatggagggagagagaggggttgaagaggaggaggggggaggggctgaGAAGGGCATCGAACGCCTAATGGTAGGCCGTTTGACGGCTGCTCAGGGTGGTGACttagaggaaggggaggaagatgatgaaAATACAAGGTCAGAGGAAGATCAAGGCTGGTTGGTGGAGGATATGGGGGTTCCTGTTGATAGTGGAAGTGAGGACGGAGggaaacaagaggaagaggggcaggaggagggaaacGATTTAGTCAGTTTGATAGAGAAGGCCAGACCCAGCTCCATGTCACGGGGGGATGAGCTCTCTCTGCAGCGCAAAATAAGAGGCTACTTCCAAAACATTGACTTGGGTCTCCAAGATAACGAGATCCTGCCTCCTCTGAAGGGCTACAAGGCATACAACACCCAGCTAGCGCGCGCAGGGAAGAAGCTGCACTGGCAGGAGGAGCAGGCACGCAACAAACCCATCCAGGGGGGCAACTTCATGGACGACTTTGAGAACGagggagaggagctggaggaggaggtcgaggaagaagaggagagccTCTCCCATATGGAAGAGGAGGCGAGAGCGCGCGCAGAGAAGCAGGAGGTGCTcaggcagcaggaggaggcggagcgagccagagaggaggagcagaggctgGCAGACATCGCCTCCGACATGCTGCTGCAGTATATGGGGAGGAAACAGCAGCCATACATGAAGCCCCGGCAGAAGAGCAGCATGGGGGCCGCCGGCAACACCGCCGAGGACAAGCGCTCCGAGGAGGTCATCGGCGACGACGACGACCTGGACCAGCAAATGATCGACAGGCTGATTGAGATCAGCAGCAAGCTGCACCTGCCTGCCGACGACGTGGTCGAGATTATCAGCGAtgtggaggagaaaaagaagaaaaggaaagagttgcagcagcagccaacCAACATCAAACCTGTCGCCCCGCGCTTCCGGCCTCTGGTACCTCCTCCTCTGGCTGCTCCGCCTATCTACCACTACACAGCCTCAAAAAACCCCAAGAAGGCCCCTTACATGTACAAGTCCAACAAGAAATGGCAAAAGGATAAAGTAAAGTCATACAAGCAGGACTATTGGTATAAGCCTCAGAAGCAGCTTGACTACTGGTATAAACCCCAGAAACAGTTTTTAGCCTTCCCCTCCTATCCATACTACCAGAAGCCATATCGAGCCTACTACCCCGTTTATTTCCCATATCCCAAACCACGCTACTATGGTAAGCCTCCCCCCTCCAGAGACCAGCCATTCGGCCCCCAGGACCTTGACCTCCAGCCCCCGAGGCGCAGGCTCCGGGCCGGGGGTAAGGGCCGCGGACAGGGCTGGAGGCAGCAGCCAGCCCCACGCCTGCCTCTCACCCCTTATATCTCTAACTATATCCTTCCTCACCCACGGACCTACCAACCCCTACCTCCCCCAAAACCAGTATCCACAACCAGGAGAGGCAGGCGACCCCCCTACTACTACCCACAAGTCACACCGGGAGATGACTATGAGGAAGACGGGCTGGTGCCTCAGCTGGACAGTGAGGAGGAACTGGAGAACTTTATCGAGAGGATCTACATGAAACGCAGAATGTATTAA